From Caretta caretta isolate rCarCar2 chromosome 3, rCarCar1.hap1, whole genome shotgun sequence, a single genomic window includes:
- the FBXO5 gene encoding F-box only protein 5 produces MKANLNHSTKMKCDFNCNHVRSGLAQLKTDAVKARLEESSTSNYEEGSCKDCVKEYQRLLHSELQNATPRNFDPKAEGRLVHNKENQQVLYRFGEGACEMEALENSRFNEESGYSSMLSSEYNDPTEHEDSILLAGNIYGTPNHCLMNQSQAQLSKKTLLPVTYFEELVCSTLKKSGKRNLKSWAIVDRIVSRGSVGLRNLIGRKMGLDGIDILGELFQRHLRHLLANILRHLDEMDLINVAKVSPTWKKILKEDKWAFQVYSKAVKSLSDGSVQPSGHTVTREYVLYRAALASVQTAAPPNSSSKKASRSKSSNQSNQNGSYSRHMEFSEAAKTLKNTENLKVCSRCSSPAKYDSYLQRATCSRESCSFDFCTKCLCCYHNSRDCASGKPVKSSSQLGLLPGTKKSKQNLRRL; encoded by the exons ATGAAAGCAAACCTTAACCACTCCACGAAAATGAAATGTGATTTTAATTGTAACCACGTCCGCTCTGGACTCGCACAATTAAAGACTGATGCAGTAAAGGCAAGACTAGAAGAATCCTCTACCTCGAATTATGAGGAAGGGTCTTGTAAAGACTGTGTTAAAGAATATCAGAGGCTATTGCATAGTGAACTGCAGAATGCAACACCCAGGAATTTTGACCCCAAAGCTGAAGGAAGGCTTGTACATAACAAAGAAAACCAGCAAGTATTGTACAGATTTGGTGAAGGTGCCTGTGAAATGGAGGCATTAGAAAACAGTAGGTTTAATGAGGAGAGTGGTTACTCCTCTATGTTGAGCAGCGAGTACAATGATCCAACAGAACATGAGGACAGTATATTACTGGCGGGAAATATATATGGCACACCAAATCACTGTCTCATGAACCAAAGCCAAGCACAGCTTTCCAAAAAAACCTTGTTACCAGTTACCTATTTTGAAGAACTGGTTTGCTCAACTTTGAAAAAAAGTGGTAAAAGAAATCTTAAATCATGGGCTATTGTGGACAGAATTGTTTCCCGGGGAAGCGTTGGACTTAGGAATCTAATTGGCAGAAAAATGGGATTAGATGGAATAGACATTCTTGGTGAACTCTTCCAAAGGCACCTCAGACATCTTTTAGCAAACATCTTAAGACATCTTGATGAGATGGACTTAATAAA TGTGGCTAAAGTGAGTCCAACATGGAAGAAAATTCTAAAGGAAGACAAATGGGCTTTCCAAGTGTATAGTAAAGCAGTGAAAAGCCTTTCT GATGGTAGTGTACAGCCCTCAGGACATACTGTAACAAGGGAATATGTTCTGTATCGAGCAGCTTTAGCTTCTGTTCAGACCGCAGCCCCTCCAAACAGCTCATCCAAAAAAGCATCCAGATCCAAATCATCCAACCAGAGCAATCAGAATGGTTCTTACAGCCGACACATGGAGTTTTCTGAG GCTGCCAAGACCTTGAAAAACACTGAAAACCTTAAGGTTTGTAGTCGCTGCAGCTCACCTGCAAAATATGACTCCTATCTACAGAGGGCAACATGCAGCCGTGAAAGCTGTAGCTTTGACTTTTGCACCAAGTGCCTGTGCTGCTACCACAATTCCAGAGACTGTGCAAGTGGCAAACCTGTGAAATCAAGCTCTCAGCTAGGACTTCTTCCTGGCACCAAAAAGAGCAAACAGAATTTGCG